The following nucleotide sequence is from Achromobacter spanius.
TGGACCTGGTCATGACGGCCACGTACCAGACCAAGAAGCCGATGCCGCTGAAGGCCATCAATAGCTGGAACCAGGAATACCGCTGGACGCGCGCCTATCTGGACGACAAGAACCAGGCCGTGCTGCAGATGGACATGAACGCGGAAGGCGGCATCGGCAAGGACAACCTGCAGATCCTGCTGAATACCTTCATCAGCATCGCCGAAGACTTCAACACGGCGGCGCAGGCAGCGCCGGCCAAGTAAGCCTGATAGCCATCAGGGCAAACGCCCAGCAAAAAGCCTCCATCTTGCGATGGAGGCTTTTTTATCGCCGGGCGCCAAGCACCCGGCTCGCCATGCGTTACGCGTAGGCTTCGATCGGCAGGCAGGCGCAGACCAGGTTGCGGTCGCCGTAGGCGTTGTCCACACGGGCTACCGGCGGCCAGTACTTGGCCTCGCGCAGCGACGCCACCGGGTAGGCGGCCTGCTGGCGCGGGTAGTCGTGCAGCCATTCTTCGGCCAGCAGCATCTGCGCGGTGTGCGGCGCGTTCTTCAGCACGTTGTCGTCGCGGTCACGCTCACCACGCTCAACCTGGGCGATTTCCTCGCGGATGGAGATCATGGCGTCGATGAAGCGGTCAAGCTCGGCCACGCCCTCGGATTCCGTGGGCTCGACCATCAGCGTGCCCGCCACCGGGAAGCTCATGGTGGGCGCGTGGAAGCCGTAGTCCATCAGCCGCTTGGCGATGTCTTCGGCGCTGATGCCGCTGGTTTCCTTCAGCGGGCGCACGTCCAGGATGCACTCGTGCGCCACGCGGCCATTGCGGCCCGCGTACAGCACCGGGTAGTGGTCGCGCAGGCGGGTGGCGATGTAGTTGGCGTTCAGGATGGCCACTTCGGTGGCGCGGCGCAGGCCGTCGGCGCCCATCAGCGCGATGTACACGAACGGAATCGGCAGAATGCCGGCCGAGCCGAACGGCGCGGCCGAGACCGGGCCAACCTTGGCGTCGCCGGGCAGCTTGCCCTGCTCGTTCACCACGCCCGGCAGGTACGGCGCCAGATGCGCGCGCACCGCCACGGGGCCCACGCCGGGGCCGCCGCCGCCGTGCGGAATGCAGAAGGTCTTGTGCAGGTTCAGGTGCGATACGTCGGAGCCGAACTTGCCCGGCTGGGCCACGCCCACCATCGCGTTCATGTTGGCACCGTCCAGGTACACCTGGCCGCCGGCCTGGTGGACCAGATCGCAGATTTCGGTGACGGCTTCCTCGAACACGCCGTGCGTGGACGGGTAGGTGATCATCAGCGCGGCGAGCTTGTCGCCCACCTGTTCAATCTTGGCGCGCAGGTCGGAAAGATCAACGTTGCCGTTGGAATCAGACGCCACCACCACCACGTCCATGCCGGCCAGTTGGGCCGACGCGGGGTTGGTGCCGTGGGCCGAAGCCGGGATCAGGCAGACGTTGCGCTGATGCTGGCCGTTGGCCTGGTGGTAGCCGCGGATGGCCAGCAGGCCGGCGTATTCGCCCTGCGCGCCCGAGTTGGGTTGCAGGCTGATGTTGTCGTAGCCGGTGATTTCGCACAGCGCGGCCGACAGACGGTCGATCAGTTCGTTGTAGCCCTGGCTTTGCGAGGCGGGGGCAAACGGGTGGATCAGCGCGAACTCGGGCCAGGTGATGGGGATCATCTCGGCCGTGGCGTTCAGCTTCATGGTGCACGAACCCAGCGGGATCATCGTGCGGTCCAGCGCCAGGTCCTTGTCGGCCAGCTTGCGCAGGTAGCGCAGCATGTCGGTTTCGGATTGCACGCTGGAGAAAACCGGGTGCTTCAGGATGGCGCTTTCGCGCGCGACCGATGCGGGAATGCCGCTGGCGGCGGCCGCGTCCAGCGCGTCGATGTCGAGTTCGACGT
It contains:
- the gcvP gene encoding aminomethyl-transferring glycine dehydrogenase codes for the protein MSRALDTHTDFIPRHIGPSDADQAAMLQVIGSASLDALIDEVVPAKIRSQAPLALPPSRSETDVLAELKQIAGRNKVFRNYIGQGYYGTQTPNVVLRNILENPAWYTAYTPYQPEISQGRLEALLNYQTMVADLTGLDISNASLLDESTAAAEAMTLARRGAKSQSPVFFISRHVHPQTIEVVRTRAEGLGLEIAVGDEAEGLPECFGVLLQYPHSTGSVSDYRKLAEAAHAQGAVVACATDLLALALLAAPGEWGADIAIGSAQRFGVPFGFGGPHAGFMACKDSFKRNMAGRLVGVSKDAQGNPAMRLALQTREQHIRREKATSNICTAQVLLAVMAGMYAVWHGPEGIRRIAQRVQRSTAILRGELIKLGVKVVNDTFFDTLLLETGAATPAILTAAECEHINLRRVDGARLAVSLDETVTVADLQALVNVFAAGLERDDVELDIDALDAAAASGIPASVARESAILKHPVFSSVQSETDMLRYLRKLADKDLALDRTMIPLGSCTMKLNATAEMIPITWPEFALIHPFAPASQSQGYNELIDRLSAALCEITGYDNISLQPNSGAQGEYAGLLAIRGYHQANGQHQRNVCLIPASAHGTNPASAQLAGMDVVVVASDSNGNVDLSDLRAKIEQVGDKLAALMITYPSTHGVFEEAVTEICDLVHQAGGQVYLDGANMNAMVGVAQPGKFGSDVSHLNLHKTFCIPHGGGGPGVGPVAVRAHLAPYLPGVVNEQGKLPGDAKVGPVSAAPFGSAGILPIPFVYIALMGADGLRRATEVAILNANYIATRLRDHYPVLYAGRNGRVAHECILDVRPLKETSGISAEDIAKRLMDYGFHAPTMSFPVAGTLMVEPTESEGVAELDRFIDAMISIREEIAQVERGERDRDDNVLKNAPHTAQMLLAEEWLHDYPRQQAAYPVASLREAKYWPPVARVDNAYGDRNLVCACLPIEAYA